A genomic segment from bacterium encodes:
- the nadC gene encoding carboxylating nicotinate-nucleotide diphosphorylase translates to MKLKRYHLEQIVRLALKEDIGKGDITTELVIPEAATGNALIISKEPGVLAGGSVANAVFKTISPESKFVQRVKDGETFKKGATLFEIHGPIHAILKCERTALNFLQRLSGIATLTYKFVNKVKGTKVKILDTRKTTPGLRELEKYAVRCGGGYNHRFGLWDMILIKDNHIRAAGGIKEAISKIKNQISKIKVEIEVKNLSEFKEAITYPVDMIMLDNMPIKEMREAVKLAKKRKSKIELEASGGINLNNVREIAKTGVDYISVGKITRSAPSIDMSLEIVK, encoded by the coding sequence ATGAAGTTAAAGAGATACCATCTCGAGCAAATAGTGAGATTAGCACTCAAAGAAGACATCGGAAAAGGAGACATCACTACAGAACTCGTTATACCTGAAGCAGCCACTGGTAATGCACTTATAATATCAAAAGAACCTGGAGTGCTTGCTGGAGGTAGTGTTGCTAATGCAGTCTTTAAAACCATAAGCCCTGAATCTAAATTTGTTCAAAGAGTAAAAGATGGTGAGACTTTTAAGAAAGGGGCTACACTTTTTGAGATTCATGGTCCAATACACGCAATTCTAAAATGTGAACGCACTGCATTAAACTTTTTGCAAAGACTGTCAGGTATAGCTACTTTAACTTATAAATTTGTTAATAAAGTCAAGGGGACGAAAGTAAAAATACTTGATACAAGAAAGACAACTCCGGGATTAAGGGAACTTGAGAAGTACGCTGTGAGATGTGGTGGTGGCTATAACCACAGGTTTGGGTTATGGGATATGATTTTAATCAAGGATAACCACATACGGGCAGCGGGCGGGATAAAAGAAGCAATATCAAAAATCAAAAATCAAATATCAAAAATCAAAGTTGAAATTGAAGTGAAAAATTTATCTGAGTTTAAAGAAGCTATTACTTATCCAGTAGATATGATAATGCTTGATAATATGCCAATAAAGGAAATGAGGGAAGCAGTAAAATTAGCTAAAAAGAGAAAGTCGAAAATAGAACTGGAGGCATCGGGTGGGATTAACTTAAATAATGTAAGAGAGATTGCCAAAACTGGTGTAGATTATATTTCAGTAGGTAAAATAACTCGTTCAGCACCATCTATTGATATGAGCTTAGAAATTGTTAAGTGA